A region from the Sphingomonas brevis genome encodes:
- a CDS encoding efflux RND transporter periplasmic adaptor subunit → MNMISQFSASDAEHKELGSRIAARPAWQRAALYGSPLLLLAAAVTYWTSDPSPAAAPSAPMVTVAAPLEREINQWDDYVGRFEASRSVEVRPRVSGQIIGVHFTDGQIVQKGQLLFTIDPRPFGAALAEAKASVASAQSDLSLAEINLGRARRLLEAEAVSQSDVDRLTANVRSAEAALAAARARVSSRALDVEFAYVRAPISGRISDRRIDPGNIVGANETLLTTINALDPIYFTFDVPESLYLKTARQRQAKDGAGETAEIRLQDEAQYSWRGKLDFTDNGISQNSGTIRARAVVANPTNFLAPGMFGNMRLADGGTTPALLVPDAAVRTDQARKIVLVVGKDDTVAAKPVETGPLVGNLRAIRSGIAKTDRVIVQGVQFAMPGAKVKPRVTQIKFDAAAAKAPPASVPSASQATLAAN, encoded by the coding sequence ATGAATATGATCAGCCAATTTTCGGCAAGCGATGCCGAGCATAAAGAGCTCGGATCGCGAATTGCCGCCCGGCCTGCATGGCAGCGCGCCGCCCTTTACGGTTCGCCGCTGCTTTTGCTTGCCGCGGCCGTTACCTATTGGACCAGCGACCCTTCCCCCGCTGCTGCTCCATCTGCCCCCATGGTAACGGTCGCGGCACCCCTGGAGCGCGAGATCAACCAGTGGGACGATTATGTCGGCCGGTTCGAAGCCAGCCGCAGTGTCGAGGTGCGCCCACGCGTCTCCGGCCAGATCATCGGCGTCCACTTCACCGATGGCCAGATCGTCCAGAAGGGCCAGCTGCTGTTCACCATCGACCCGCGGCCGTTCGGCGCGGCCCTGGCGGAAGCGAAGGCCAGTGTTGCTTCGGCGCAAAGCGATCTGTCGCTGGCCGAGATCAACCTTGGCCGAGCCAGGCGACTGCTCGAGGCGGAGGCCGTTTCACAGAGCGACGTCGACCGGCTGACCGCGAATGTGCGGTCTGCCGAGGCCGCTCTCGCCGCCGCTCGTGCCCGGGTGAGCTCGCGAGCGCTCGACGTTGAATTTGCCTATGTCCGGGCGCCGATCAGCGGCCGCATTTCGGACCGTCGGATCGATCCGGGCAACATCGTCGGTGCCAATGAAACGCTGCTGACGACGATCAACGCGCTCGACCCGATCTATTTTACATTCGACGTGCCGGAATCGCTTTACCTGAAGACCGCCCGTCAGCGGCAGGCCAAGGATGGCGCCGGCGAAACCGCCGAAATCCGGCTTCAGGACGAGGCGCAATATAGTTGGCGCGGCAAGCTCGACTTCACCGACAATGGCATCAGCCAGAATTCGGGAACGATCCGCGCCCGGGCAGTAGTCGCGAACCCGACCAATTTCCTCGCGCCGGGTATGTTCGGCAACATGCGCCTGGCCGATGGCGGGACTACGCCCGCTTTGCTGGTGCCTGACGCAGCCGTCCGAACCGACCAGGCACGGAAGATCGTGCTGGTGGTCGGCAAGGACGACACCGTCGCGGCCAAGCCGGTCGAGACGGGTCCGCTGGTCGGCAACCTCCGCGCGATCCGGTCCGGCATAGCCAAGACCGACCGCGTCATCGTCCAGGGCGTGCAGTTCGCGATGCCCGGAGCGAAGGTGAAGCCGCGCGTCACCCAGATCAAATTTGATGCCGCCGCTGCGAAAGCGCCACCTGCATCGGTGCCAAGCGCCTCTCAAGCCACTCTGGCCGCCAACTAG
- a CDS encoding TetR/AcrR family transcriptional regulator, producing MNKPESIAPRGRPREFCVDYALAQALSVFWAKGYEGASLTDLTEAMGITRPSLYAAFGNKESLFRKALDLYEREKLDYIGKAMAQPTARKVAAAMAYGSIETATGGGEPHGCLRVISSVACGPAAQSIHDEVIERSNKGKQALIERFDRAKQEGDLPAHVDTEGLTRVLIAILQGISVQANQGASREELEKLVETAMTLWPSE from the coding sequence ATGAATAAGCCCGAATCCATCGCTCCCCGCGGCCGGCCGCGCGAATTTTGCGTCGATTACGCGTTAGCGCAAGCGCTCAGCGTGTTCTGGGCCAAAGGCTATGAAGGTGCGTCGCTGACCGACCTTACGGAAGCGATGGGGATCACCCGGCCGAGCCTTTACGCCGCGTTCGGCAACAAGGAGTCGCTGTTTCGCAAGGCGCTCGATCTCTACGAGCGCGAAAAGCTCGATTATATCGGCAAGGCAATGGCCCAGCCGACCGCGCGCAAGGTCGCCGCGGCAATGGCCTATGGCTCGATCGAGACTGCAACCGGCGGCGGTGAGCCGCATGGCTGCCTGCGTGTGATCAGCTCCGTTGCCTGTGGACCGGCCGCGCAATCGATCCATGACGAGGTGATCGAGCGCAGCAACAAGGGCAAGCAAGCGCTGATCGAACGGTTCGATCGAGCCAAGCAAGAGGGCGATCTTCCGGCCCATGTCGACACCGAAGGGTTGACCCGGGTGCTGATCGCCATCCTCCAGGGAATTTCCGTCCAGGCCAATCAGGGCGCCTCTCGCGAAGAGCTCGAAAAGCTCGTCGAAACGGCCATGACCCTGTGGCCAAGTGAGTAA
- a CDS encoding copper chaperone PCu(A)C → MTRSLIILAGLLLASCGQDGSADIKLSNAWARPTIGQTPGAVYLTIENNGDAADRLTGAATDLAAMAMVHQNEVVDGVAKMRMAGEINLPAHDRIEMKPGGTHIMLEGLRAPLKAGDDFDLVLRFRSSKDQTVKVTVVESEGA, encoded by the coding sequence ATGACCCGCAGCCTCATCATTCTCGCCGGCTTGTTGCTCGCTTCCTGCGGCCAGGATGGCTCGGCCGACATCAAGCTGTCCAATGCCTGGGCCCGGCCGACCATCGGCCAGACGCCCGGTGCGGTTTACCTGACGATCGAAAATAATGGCGACGCTGCTGACCGGCTGACCGGCGCGGCCACCGATCTGGCGGCCATGGCGATGGTCCACCAGAATGAGGTGGTCGACGGTGTCGCCAAGATGCGGATGGCGGGCGAGATCAACCTTCCCGCCCACGACCGTATCGAAATGAAGCCGGGCGGCACCCACATCATGCTTGAGGGCCTGAGGGCGCCTCTGAAGGCCGGCGACGATTTCGACCTGGTGCTGCGCTTCCGTTCCAGCAAGGACCAGACGGTCAAAGTCACGGTCGTGGAGTCAGAGGGGGCATAG
- a CDS encoding SCO family protein, producing MATIGGPFTLTGSDGQPFQSSRLNGKPAAIFFGFTNCPDVCPTTLARLTKLRRQLGKGDDAMSIVFITVDPERDGPAEVGSYAKLFNAPVIGLTGSTADIERVKKQFGAFSQKVDQPGGGYSVDHTASVFLMDRNGSFVATLSPEEGDPVALAKLQRLIA from the coding sequence ATGGCGACGATTGGCGGGCCGTTCACACTGACGGGAAGCGACGGCCAGCCGTTCCAAAGCTCGCGTCTCAACGGAAAGCCGGCGGCGATCTTCTTCGGTTTCACCAATTGCCCTGACGTTTGCCCGACGACCCTGGCCCGGCTGACCAAGTTGCGGCGGCAGCTCGGGAAGGGCGACGACGCCATGTCGATCGTGTTCATCACCGTCGATCCGGAACGCGACGGACCTGCCGAGGTCGGCAGCTATGCCAAGCTGTTCAACGCACCTGTGATCGGCCTGACCGGCAGCACTGCCGACATCGAGCGCGTGAAGAAGCAGTTCGGTGCCTTTTCGCAAAAGGTCGATCAGCCCGGCGGCGGCTATAGCGTCGACCATACTGCCAGCGTGTTCCTGATGGACCGCAACGGCAGCTTCGTCGCGACCCTTTCTCCGGAGGAAGGCGATCCGGTTGCGCTGGCCAAGCTGCAACGCCTGATCGCCTGA
- a CDS encoding alpha/beta fold hydrolase translates to MPSWTDRYWNSAEGLRLHYRDYAGPRDKPPIFCIPGLTRNARDFEPVADRYAGAWRVIAVDLRGRGESESDPDSRRYEPRHYVADILKLLDQEGIADAVFIGTSLGGLCTMLLASSDADRIAGAMINDIGPEIDQTGLERIGSYVGKETGFASWEDAAHELATRNAEIYPNWSGDDWERFTRRVCHQTPDGIRFHYDMRIADNFGAAANSPDAKRWPHFRALAGRPVTILRGEFSDLLSQDVAERMAKELGDDARLVVVPEVGHAPTLEEPEAHDAIDRLLERVMEREETLS, encoded by the coding sequence ATGCCGAGTTGGACCGACCGTTACTGGAACAGCGCGGAAGGCCTTAGACTCCATTACCGGGACTATGCCGGACCGCGCGACAAGCCCCCGATTTTCTGCATCCCCGGCCTCACCCGGAACGCTCGCGACTTCGAGCCGGTCGCCGACCGCTATGCCGGCGCCTGGCGGGTGATAGCTGTCGACCTTCGCGGAAGGGGCGAAAGCGAATCCGATCCGGACTCGCGGCGCTACGAGCCGCGCCATTATGTCGCCGACATCTTGAAGCTGCTCGACCAAGAGGGGATCGCCGACGCAGTGTTCATTGGCACCTCGCTCGGCGGGCTCTGCACCATGCTGCTGGCGTCGAGCGATGCCGACCGGATCGCCGGAGCGATGATCAACGACATCGGCCCCGAGATCGATCAGACGGGCCTGGAGCGCATCGGCAGCTATGTCGGCAAGGAGACTGGCTTTGCCAGCTGGGAAGACGCCGCCCATGAGCTGGCGACGCGAAACGCCGAAATCTACCCCAATTGGAGCGGTGACGACTGGGAACGCTTCACCCGCCGGGTCTGCCACCAGACGCCGGACGGAATCCGCTTCCATTACGACATGAGGATCGCTGACAATTTTGGGGCCGCGGCCAACTCGCCCGATGCCAAGCGCTGGCCACACTTCCGGGCATTGGCTGGCCGCCCGGTGACAATTCTTCGCGGCGAATTTTCAGACCTGTTGTCGCAGGATGTGGCCGAACGGATGGCCAAGGAGCTGGGCGATGATGCCAGGCTGGTGGTTGTGCCGGAAGTTGGCCACGCGCCGACACTTGAGGAACCCGAGGCGCATGACGCGATCGATCGGCTGCTGGAGCGGGTGATGGAGCGCGAGGAAACCCTCAGCTAG
- a CDS encoding protein adenylyltransferase SelO family protein — protein MAALQPIPIVELGESFYDPVASAEFPACTQRFVNRRWADRIGLGRLSDQDWARHFCRFDPLPGNLPQPLALRYHGHQFRTYNPEIGDGRGFLFAQVSDDQGRLLDLGTKGSGQTPYSRSGDGRLTLKGGVREVLATEMLEALGVNTSKSFALFETGEQLWRGDEPSPTRSSVLTRLSHGHIRIGNYQRLAYIDDSEGIARLVRYCLKHLLGETIGDDSENAARLFDRICSATAELAASYIAAGFVHGVLNSDNINITGESFDYGPWRFAPEWDEEFTAAYFDQTGLYAFGRQPEAIHWNVAQLAGCLALVGEAPALSALLASWPARFEAALIDRIIARLGVAARGAEKERPLVSAALKALRSRSVGIDRFFFDWRGGRTPEAEQYATNDFDDLRERLEGRQQVLTHPYWNDEQPCSMLIDEVEAIWSAIAESDDWRPFESKIEAIRRFADAMTSDVVG, from the coding sequence ATGGCCGCGCTGCAACCCATTCCGATCGTGGAGCTTGGCGAGAGCTTTTACGATCCGGTGGCTTCGGCGGAATTTCCGGCCTGCACGCAGCGGTTCGTCAATCGCCGTTGGGCCGATCGGATTGGGCTCGGACGACTGAGCGACCAGGATTGGGCGCGGCATTTCTGTCGGTTCGATCCGTTGCCGGGCAACCTCCCGCAGCCGCTGGCGCTGCGCTACCATGGCCATCAGTTCCGGACCTACAATCCCGAGATCGGCGACGGCCGTGGTTTCCTCTTTGCGCAAGTTAGTGATGACCAGGGGCGGCTGCTCGACCTCGGCACCAAGGGTAGCGGGCAAACCCCTTACAGTCGAAGCGGCGATGGCCGGCTGACGCTGAAGGGGGGCGTTCGCGAAGTGCTGGCTACCGAGATGCTCGAGGCGCTCGGCGTCAACACGTCAAAGAGCTTCGCCCTGTTCGAAACCGGCGAGCAATTGTGGCGCGGCGACGAGCCTTCCCCCACTCGATCCTCGGTGCTGACCCGGCTCAGCCACGGCCATATCCGGATCGGCAATTACCAGCGACTGGCATATATCGACGACAGCGAGGGCATCGCCAGGCTGGTTAGATATTGCCTCAAGCATCTGCTTGGCGAGACCATCGGCGACGATTCCGAAAATGCCGCCAGGCTATTCGACCGGATCTGCTCGGCTACGGCAGAACTTGCCGCCAGCTATATCGCCGCGGGTTTCGTTCATGGCGTGCTCAACAGCGACAATATCAACATCACCGGAGAGAGCTTCGATTATGGCCCGTGGCGCTTCGCGCCCGAATGGGACGAGGAGTTCACCGCAGCTTATTTCGACCAGACCGGGCTCTATGCCTTCGGCCGCCAACCGGAGGCGATTCATTGGAACGTCGCCCAGCTCGCCGGCTGCCTGGCATTGGTCGGCGAGGCGCCGGCGTTGTCTGCCTTGCTCGCTTCGTGGCCGGCGCGGTTCGAAGCGGCATTGATCGACCGGATCATCGCGCGACTTGGAGTGGCGGCGCGCGGCGCCGAAAAGGAACGGCCGCTGGTATCGGCGGCACTCAAGGCACTTCGTTCACGTTCGGTCGGGATCGACCGCTTCTTCTTCGACTGGCGCGGCGGCCGCACACCGGAGGCCGAGCAGTATGCAACCAATGATTTTGATGACCTTCGGGAGCGCCTCGAAGGGCGCCAGCAGGTCCTGACCCATCCTTACTGGAACGACGAACAGCCCTGCTCAATGCTGATCGACGAGGTCGAGGCGATCTGGTCGGCGATTGCCGAGAGTGACGATTGGCGCCCGTTCGAGTCGAAGATCGAGGCAATTCGGCGGTTCGCCGACGCCATGACGTCGGACGTGGTGGGTTGA
- the astD gene encoding succinylglutamate-semialdehyde dehydrogenase yields MNEKLVSTEPATGEEIWSGPVGDAAAEVAAARAAWPEWAAHSVTFRIETLRRFANVVRGKEIEFAELIARETGKPFWEAKTEVGSVVNKVDISIKAYTERTPTSRLEAAMGNKVTVRHKPHGVLAVLGPYNFPAHLPNGHIVPALIAGNTVVFKPSEKTPATGEFLVNCFHEAGVPEGVLRLLVGGPDQGKSLAGQAGIDGLLFTGSVGAGMALHRQFAESPNKILALELGGNNPIVVWDAPDLQSAATIIVQSAYLSAGQRCTAARRLIVEDGKHEELIAEICKLIDRIIVDHPMADPQPFMGPVIDLMAADILQDRFIALMMKGGKPIRRLERPHEERPYLTPALIDMTDAPDRLDEELFGPVLQLIRVKDFDAAIDEANNTRFGLAASVLTKDPKLYDRFWANVRSGVINWNKPTNGAPSNAPFGGVGYSGNHRPSAFYAADYSAYPVTSVEAESTRAVISEGLRDAYAPEK; encoded by the coding sequence ATGAACGAAAAACTCGTCTCGACCGAGCCGGCTACCGGTGAGGAAATCTGGTCCGGACCGGTGGGGGATGCCGCTGCCGAGGTCGCTGCCGCGCGTGCCGCCTGGCCGGAATGGGCGGCCCACTCGGTTACCTTCCGGATCGAAACGTTGCGCCGCTTCGCCAATGTCGTCCGCGGCAAGGAAATCGAATTCGCGGAGCTGATCGCGCGCGAGACCGGCAAGCCTTTCTGGGAGGCCAAGACCGAGGTCGGTTCGGTGGTCAACAAGGTCGATATTTCGATCAAGGCCTATACCGAGCGGACCCCCACCAGCCGGCTAGAGGCCGCGATGGGCAACAAGGTCACCGTCCGCCACAAGCCGCACGGCGTCCTGGCGGTGCTTGGCCCATATAATTTTCCGGCCCACCTTCCCAATGGGCACATCGTTCCGGCGCTGATCGCCGGCAACACCGTGGTGTTCAAGCCGTCGGAAAAGACCCCGGCAACCGGCGAATTTCTGGTCAACTGCTTTCACGAAGCAGGTGTGCCGGAAGGTGTGTTGCGGCTGCTCGTCGGCGGGCCGGACCAGGGCAAGTCACTAGCCGGACAGGCTGGAATTGACGGATTGCTTTTCACCGGATCGGTTGGTGCAGGCATGGCATTGCACCGGCAGTTCGCCGAATCCCCGAACAAGATCCTGGCGCTCGAATTGGGCGGCAACAACCCGATCGTGGTGTGGGACGCGCCTGACCTGCAATCGGCGGCGACGATCATCGTCCAGTCGGCCTATCTCTCGGCAGGGCAACGCTGCACGGCGGCGCGCAGGCTGATCGTCGAAGACGGCAAGCATGAGGAACTGATCGCCGAGATCTGCAAGCTGATCGACCGAATCATCGTCGATCATCCGATGGCGGATCCACAGCCATTCATGGGCCCGGTTATCGACCTGATGGCCGCCGATATCCTTCAGGACCGTTTCATCGCCCTGATGATGAAGGGCGGCAAGCCGATCCGGAGGCTCGAGCGGCCGCACGAGGAACGCCCTTACCTGACGCCCGCGCTGATCGACATGACCGACGCGCCGGACCGGCTGGACGAGGAATTGTTCGGGCCGGTGCTACAGCTGATCCGGGTCAAGGATTTCGACGCCGCGATAGACGAAGCAAACAACACCCGCTTCGGTCTTGCCGCCAGCGTGTTGACCAAGGACCCGAAGCTCTACGATCGTTTCTGGGCCAATGTCCGCTCCGGCGTGATCAATTGGAACAAGCCGACCAACGGCGCCCCATCCAACGCCCCGTTCGGTGGCGTCGGCTATAGCGGCAATCATCGGCCGAGCGCCTTTTACGCTGCCGACTATAGTGCCTATCCGGTTACAAGTGTTGAGGCAGAATCAACCCGTGCGGTTATCAGTGAAGGCCTCCGGGACGCTTACGCGCCTGAGAAGTGA
- a CDS encoding chromate resistance protein ChrB domain-containing protein yields MSATNSITADKLFRLIGTPNCPAIIDVRPDGAELLPTSVSRRAEDVREWAGSLAGKNVVVSCIHGHERSAGVAAILRTEGINAEILEGGFEAWRDAGLPVIVAAKLPERDPAGRTLWVTRARPKVDRIACPWLIRRFVDPEAVFLFVSPTDVAGVAERFGATPFDVEGVFWSHRGDQCTFDTMIEEFGLDRIDALARLAIIVRGADTARPEIAPQAAGLLAASLGLSRMFSDDLEQLEAGMPVYDAFYRWCRDAVEETHDWISHKPKRSRQPVIA; encoded by the coding sequence ATGTCTGCAACCAATAGCATCACCGCCGACAAGCTGTTCCGCCTGATTGGCACGCCCAATTGCCCGGCGATCATCGACGTCCGGCCCGACGGTGCCGAGCTTTTGCCCACGTCAGTGAGTCGGCGAGCGGAAGACGTTCGGGAATGGGCTGGCTCACTGGCCGGCAAAAACGTCGTCGTCAGCTGTATCCACGGCCACGAACGCAGCGCCGGAGTAGCCGCCATCCTTCGCACCGAAGGCATCAACGCTGAAATATTGGAGGGCGGCTTCGAGGCATGGCGCGATGCCGGCCTGCCGGTAATTGTCGCGGCCAAACTGCCGGAGCGCGACCCCGCTGGGCGCACCTTATGGGTCACGCGGGCGCGGCCCAAGGTGGACCGCATTGCCTGCCCATGGTTGATCCGCCGGTTCGTCGATCCAGAGGCCGTCTTCCTGTTTGTGTCTCCGACCGATGTTGCTGGGGTCGCCGAGCGTTTCGGCGCAACGCCATTTGACGTTGAGGGAGTGTTCTGGAGTCATCGAGGCGACCAGTGCACCTTCGATACGATGATCGAGGAGTTTGGACTTGATAGGATCGACGCCTTGGCGCGGCTCGCGATCATCGTTCGTGGGGCCGACACGGCACGGCCGGAGATCGCACCGCAGGCGGCCGGATTGCTAGCGGCCTCGCTGGGCCTTTCGCGAATGTTTTCCGACGATTTGGAGCAGCTCGAGGCCGGCATGCCAGTTTATGACGCCTTCTATCGTTGGTGCCGCGATGCGGTCGAAGAAACGCACGACTGGATATCTCACAAGCCGAAACGCTCCCGGCAGCCAGTGATTGCATAG
- the chrA gene encoding chromate efflux transporter, with amino-acid sequence MSEGRPTLAAIFARFLRFGLLAWGGPVAQIAMIKRELVEEEKWISPKRFNRLLAIYQVLPGPEAHELCVHFGMMKRGPLGGVLAGLGFMLPGFLLILTLAWAYQRLDLQMPPIAAILLAVQVAVIALIVRAVHRIGEHALADRWLWLAAGASAIGSWFGVSFWILLPAAGLFYASAAGRRHMLAFAVALLALALALWTIQPDGTNATVARHAAPAGFMALFVSGLKAGLLTFGGAYTAIPFVRQDAVGRAWVSDGQFLDSLALSGIIPAPLIIFATFVGYLAGGLGGALAITAGIFFPAFSFALLFYDRLEQVIEDARLHRLLEGVAAGVVGLIAITAIQLGWNVAQNLPSLILGAAIFVAALALLYLWKSKLNSLAVIVGSAAIGALAF; translated from the coding sequence GTGTCAGAAGGCCGTCCGACCCTCGCGGCGATCTTCGCGCGCTTCCTTCGTTTTGGCCTGCTCGCCTGGGGCGGTCCGGTTGCCCAGATCGCGATGATCAAGCGCGAGCTGGTCGAGGAAGAGAAATGGATCAGCCCCAAACGCTTCAACCGCCTGCTGGCGATCTACCAGGTGCTGCCCGGACCCGAAGCGCATGAACTATGCGTCCATTTCGGGATGATGAAGCGAGGGCCGCTGGGCGGTGTCCTCGCCGGCCTCGGCTTCATGTTGCCCGGCTTCCTGCTGATTCTAACGCTGGCCTGGGCCTATCAACGGCTGGACCTGCAGATGCCGCCGATCGCCGCCATCTTGCTGGCGGTGCAGGTTGCAGTAATCGCTCTCATCGTCCGCGCGGTGCATCGCATTGGCGAGCATGCACTGGCGGATCGCTGGCTGTGGCTGGCGGCTGGCGCAAGCGCCATCGGCTCCTGGTTCGGCGTCAGCTTCTGGATACTCTTGCCAGCCGCCGGACTTTTCTATGCCTCCGCGGCCGGCCGTCGGCACATGCTTGCCTTTGCAGTTGCGCTACTTGCCCTGGCACTGGCGCTTTGGACCATTCAGCCCGACGGAACGAACGCCACAGTTGCAAGGCATGCTGCCCCGGCTGGATTCATGGCCTTGTTCGTGTCCGGCCTGAAGGCGGGCCTGCTGACCTTTGGCGGAGCCTACACCGCAATTCCCTTCGTCCGCCAAGACGCGGTTGGCCGCGCCTGGGTCAGTGACGGCCAATTCCTCGACAGCTTGGCGCTGTCCGGCATCATTCCCGCTCCACTGATCATTTTTGCAACCTTCGTGGGCTATTTGGCCGGCGGGCTTGGCGGAGCGTTGGCGATCACTGCCGGCATCTTCTTTCCGGCCTTCAGCTTCGCCCTGCTTTTCTACGACCGGCTCGAACAGGTAATTGAGGATGCAAGATTGCATCGCCTTCTGGAGGGCGTGGCCGCCGGAGTCGTCGGCCTGATCGCTATAACGGCGATCCAGCTGGGCTGGAACGTGGCCCAGAACCTGCCCTCGCTTATTCTCGGTGCGGCTATCTTCGTGGCCGCGCTGGCGCTGCTCTACCTGTGGAAGTCCAAGCTCAACTCATTGGCCGTAATAGTCGGCTCGGCCGCTATCGGCGCGCTGGCCTTCTAG
- a CDS encoding replicative DNA helicase, translating to MAEVVRIDGGAEPPATPSLPQNIEAEAALLGALMIDNRLVEDIQLRLKPHHFFEPLHGRVYEAILRMTDKNMVANPVTLRPIFDADEAMKEIGGPAYLAQLTGSGAAVIGARDFAAQIYDLALLRALVGVGRDMVEGALDTSEEVAPLTQIERAESELYRVAEEGGTANSVKSFGEATRMALEQAEKALNSGGHLSGITTGLDGVNTKVGGLHKSDLVILAGRPGMGKTSLATNMAFSAAQRFVRDQEDGIDPAKSAGAPVAFFSLEMSADQLATRILAEQSGISSENLRMGKISQQEFRSLARAAGELSTLPLYIDDTPGLTIAALRARARRLKRQKGIGFVVVDYLQLLQGSGKSSNENRVNEISEISRGLKTLAKELDVPVLALSQLSRAVEQREDKKPQLSDLRESGSIEQDADMVWFVFRPDYYVAAKQPPDDHPDFAAWQEEMQRVYGTAELIVAKQRHGATGKVRMRFDAKITKFSDAGDSDYLPEMRS from the coding sequence ATGGCCGAAGTAGTTCGAATCGACGGCGGGGCAGAGCCCCCCGCAACCCCCTCGCTCCCCCAGAATATCGAGGCGGAGGCGGCGCTTCTTGGCGCGCTGATGATCGACAATCGGCTGGTCGAGGACATCCAGCTGCGCCTGAAGCCGCACCATTTCTTCGAGCCGCTGCACGGGCGGGTCTACGAGGCCATCCTGCGGATGACCGACAAGAACATGGTCGCCAATCCGGTTACGCTGAGGCCAATTTTCGATGCCGACGAGGCGATGAAGGAAATCGGCGGTCCGGCCTATCTGGCCCAGTTGACGGGGTCGGGGGCGGCAGTAATCGGCGCTCGGGATTTCGCGGCGCAGATTTATGATCTGGCCCTGCTGAGGGCCCTGGTGGGGGTCGGGCGCGATATGGTGGAGGGCGCGCTCGACACCTCCGAGGAAGTGGCGCCGCTGACCCAGATCGAGCGGGCCGAAAGCGAGCTTTACCGCGTCGCCGAGGAAGGCGGTACGGCCAATTCGGTCAAGAGCTTCGGCGAGGCCACGCGCATGGCGCTGGAACAGGCCGAAAAGGCGCTCAACAGCGGCGGCCATTTGAGCGGCATCACAACCGGGCTCGATGGGGTCAACACCAAGGTCGGCGGCCTCCACAAGAGCGATCTTGTGATCCTCGCCGGGCGCCCAGGCATGGGCAAGACCTCGCTCGCCACCAACATGGCATTCAGCGCGGCGCAGCGCTTCGTCCGCGACCAGGAAGACGGCATCGATCCGGCCAAGAGCGCCGGCGCACCGGTCGCCTTCTTCAGCCTGGAAATGTCGGCCGACCAGCTGGCGACGCGTATCCTCGCCGAGCAGTCGGGCATCAGTTCCGAAAACCTACGCATGGGCAAGATCAGCCAGCAGGAATTCCGCTCGTTGGCGCGGGCTGCTGGCGAGCTGTCGACCCTGCCACTGTACATCGACGACACGCCCGGCCTGACCATCGCCGCGCTCCGCGCCCGAGCCCGCCGGCTGAAGCGGCAGAAGGGCATCGGTTTCGTCGTGGTCGACTATCTCCAACTGCTGCAGGGCAGCGGCAAGTCAAGCAACGAGAATCGCGTCAACGAGATTTCGGAAATCAGCCGCGGTCTGAAGACGCTCGCCAAGGAACTGGACGTTCCGGTGTTGGCGCTGTCGCAGCTGAGCCGCGCGGTCGAACAGCGCGAGGACAAGAAGCCGCAACTGTCGGACCTGCGTGAATCGGGCTCGATCGAGCAGGACGCCGACATGGTCTGGTTCGTGTTTCGGCCCGACTATTATGTCGCCGCGAAGCAGCCACCGGACGATCATCCCGACTTCGCCGCGTGGCAGGAGGAGATGCAACGGGTTTACGGCACCGCCGAACTGATCGTCGCCAAGCAGCGTCACGGCGCGACCGGCAAGGTCAGGATGCGGTTCGACGCGAAGATCACCAAGTTCAGCGACGCAGGCGACAGCGACTATCTGCCGGAGATGCGGAGCTAG
- the dcd gene encoding dCTP deaminase — translation MTIQSDRWIRDQALNHAMIEPFVEAQRREGCISYGLSSYGYDARVADEFKIFTNVDSATVDPKDFASNSFVDRQTDVCIIPPNSFALARTVEYFRVPEDVLVICLGKSTYARCGIIVNVTPLEPGWEGHVTLEFSNTTPLPAKIYANEGACQFLFLKGNERCETSYADRAGKYMGQRGVTLPKL, via the coding sequence ATGACCATTCAATCGGACCGCTGGATTCGCGACCAGGCGCTCAATCACGCAATGATCGAGCCGTTCGTCGAGGCGCAGCGCCGCGAAGGCTGCATCAGCTACGGCCTGTCATCCTATGGCTATGACGCGCGCGTTGCCGACGAGTTCAAGATCTTCACCAATGTCGACAGCGCCACGGTCGATCCCAAGGACTTTGCGTCCAACAGCTTCGTCGATCGCCAGACCGACGTCTGCATCATCCCGCCCAACAGCTTTGCCCTGGCACGCACGGTTGAATATTTCCGGGTGCCTGAGGACGTGCTGGTGATCTGCCTCGGCAAATCGACCTATGCCCGCTGCGGGATCATTGTGAATGTCACCCCGCTGGAACCCGGCTGGGAGGGTCACGTGACGCTGGAATTTTCCAACACCACGCCGCTTCCGGCCAAAATCTACGCCAATGAAGGCGCCTGCCAGTTTCTGTTCCTAAAGGGGAACGAGCGCTGCGAGACCAGCTACGCCGACCGCGCCGGCAAATATATGGGGCAAAGGGGCGTCACTCTGCCCAAGCTGTAA